In Carya illinoinensis cultivar Pawnee chromosome 16, C.illinoinensisPawnee_v1, whole genome shotgun sequence, a single window of DNA contains:
- the LOC122298425 gene encoding mediator of RNA polymerase II transcription subunit 25-like isoform X3: MVDKKLIVVVEGTAAMGPFWQSVVSDYLEKIIRCFCGNELNGQKPPTSHAELSVVTFYTHGSYCGCLVQRTGWTRDVDIFLQWLSAIPFAGGGFSDAAIAEGLAEALMMFPIPQNGNLNQQNVDTQRHCILVAASNPYPLPTPVYKPQLQNLEKNENIEEQTESRTSDAETVAKSFAQCSVSLSVVCPKQLPKLKAIYNAGKRNQRIGDPPVDNVKNPQFLVLISENFMEARAALSRSGITSIPSNQSPVNVDMAPITSVAGPPPTSIPLGNGPIMNRQAITAGNNPPATVKVEPSTVTSILSGPGFSHIPSVARAASQGVPSLQTSSPSSTSQEMITNNDNVQDLKPIVSGVTQPLRPVGPAPANVNILNNLSQARQVMNSAALSGGSSIGLQSMGQTPISMHMSNMISSGMATSVPAAQNVLSSGQSGMPSISGSGPLTGNGQVAQNPGLGSFNSATSNASGNSNLGISQPMGNLQGGVSMGQLGPGMNQGNLSGVQMSQSGISTNQNMMSGLGPSVVSSGTGTMIPTPGMPQQVQSGMQSLGVNNNSATNMPLSQQTSSALQSAQSKYVKVWEGNLSGQRQGQPVFITRLEGYRSASASETLAANWPATMQIVRLISQDHMNNKQYVGKADFLVFRAMNQHGFLSQLQEKKLCAVIQLPSQTLLLSVSDKAYRLIGMLFPGDMVVFKPQISSQQQQQQQMQQQQPISQLQTQQQLPQLQQLQQQLPQQQQMVGTGMGQAYVQGPGRSQLVSQGQVSSQGPPNMSGGGFMN, from the exons ATGGTCGATAAGAAGCTGATCGTCGTGGTTGAAGGCACCGCCGCCATGGGCCCCTTCTGGCAATCCGTTGTTTCTGATTACCTTGAAAAGATCATCAG GTGTTTTTGTGGAAACGAGTTGAATGGGCAG AAGCCCCCTACTTCTCATGCCGAGCTTTCCGTGGTCACTTTTTATACCCATGGATCTTACTGTG GTTGCCTAGTACAACGGACAGGCTGGACAAGAGATGTTGATATTTTCTTACAGTGGCTTTCAGCTATACCCTTTGCTGGTGGTGGTTTCAGTGATGCTGCAATTGCAGAAGGGCTGGCTGAAGCTCTAATG ATGTTCCCTATTCCGCAAAATGGAAACCTAAATCAACAAAATGTGGATACTCAAAGGCATTGCATTCTTGTTGCTGCTAGTAACCCTTATCCCTTGCCCACACCAGTTTATAAGCCCCAGCTGCAAAATTTGGAGAAGAATGAAAATATAGAAGAACAAACAGAAAGCCGCACATCTGATGCCGAGACAGTTGCTAAATCATTTGCGCAA TGCTCTGTCTCTCTGTCAGTCGTTTGTCCAAAGCAACTTCCTAAATTGAAAGCAATATACAATGCG GGAAAGCGGAATCAACGAATAGGAGATCCACCAGTAGACAATGTCAAAAACCCTCAGTTTCTTGTTCTGATCTCAGAGAATTTTATGGAGGCCCGTGCTGCTTTAAGTCGCTCTGGAATTACAAGTATTCCTTCAAATCAGAGTCCTGTCAATGTGGACATGGCTCCTATTACTTCAGTCGCAGGACCGCCTCCTACTTCTATCCCATTAG GGAATGGACCTATCATGAACAGGCAAGCAATAACCGCTGGAAATAACCCCCCTGCTACTGTGAAAGTT GAGCCTAGCACTGTTACTTCCATACTATCTGGACCTGGCTTTTCTCATATTCCATCTGTTGCACGTGCTGCTTCTCAAGGAGTCCCAAGCTTGCAAACTTCTTCTCCATCTTCTACTTCTCAAGAAATGATCACAAACAATGACAATGTGCAAGATTTGAAACCTATAGTGAGTGGTGTGACACAACCCTTACGACCCGTTGGCCCTGCTCCGGCAAATGTGAACATTCTGAATAATCTCTCTCAAGCACGACAAGTAATGAACTCTGCAGCCCTAAGTGGCGGAAGCTCTATAGGACTTCAATCAATGGGTCAAACTCCTATATCCATGCATATGTCAAACATGATATCTAGTGGAATGGCAACTTCTGTGCCTGCTGCTCAAAATGTACTTTCATCTGGACAATCTGGTATGCCTTCGATAAGTGGTTCTGGGCCTCTGACCGGTAATGGACAGGTTGCACAAAATCCTGGTCTTGGTTCCTTCAATTCAGCAACTTCGAATGCGTCTGGAAATTCAAACCTTGGGATTTCTCAGCCAATGGGTAATCTTCAAGGAGGTGTTAGTATGGGTCAATTAGGACCTGGCATGAACCAAGGGAATCTTTCAGGAGTACAGATGTCACAAAGTGGAATTAGCACGAACCAAAACATGATGAGCGGCCTTGGGCCATCAGTTGTTTCTTCTGGAACTGGAACCATGATTCCTACTCCAGGGATGCCTCAACAAGTACAATCAGGGATGCAATCACTTGGCGTCAACAACAATTCAGCAACTAATATGCCATTGTCACAGCAAACGTCAAGTGCCTTGCAATCAGCACAATCCAAATATGTAAAAGTCTGGGAG GGAAACTTATCTGGGCAGAGACAAGGGCAGCCAGTTTTCATCACCAGACTGGAA GGTTACAGGAGTGCTTCAGCTTCTGAGAC GCTTGCAGCAAACTGGCCAGCCACAATGCAAATAGTTCGACTTATATCTCAGGACCACATGAATAATAA GCAATATGTTGGAAAGGCAGATTTTCTGGTTTTCCGTGCTATGAATCAGCATGGGTTTCTTAGCCAGCTGCAAGAAAAGAAGCTA TGTGCAGTCATTCAACTACCATCTCAGACATTGCTGCTATCCGTTTCTGACAAGGCCTACCGCTTGATTGGAATGCTTTTCCCTGGG GATATGGTTGTTTTCAAGCCACAAATATCTAGtcagcagcaacaacagcaac AAATGCAACAACAGCAACCGATCTCACAGCTGCAAACGCAGCAGCAGCTTCCACAACTGCAGCAATTGCAGCAACAGCTTCCACAGCAGCAACAAATGGTTGGGACAGGAATGGGTCAAGCTTACGTTCAAGGTCCAGGCAGGTCGCAATTAGTTTCACAGGGACAAGTTTCATCACAAGGGCCACCTAACATGTCTGGTGGGGGTTTTATGAATTAA
- the LOC122298425 gene encoding mediator of RNA polymerase II transcription subunit 25-like isoform X1, with the protein MVDKKLIVVVEGTAAMGPFWQSVVSDYLEKIIRCFCGNELNGQKPPTSHAELSVVTFYTHGSYCGCLVQRTGWTRDVDIFLQWLSAIPFAGGGFSDAAIAEGLAEALMMFPIPQNGNLNQQNVDTQRHCILVAASNPYPLPTPVYKPQLQNLEKNENIEEQTESRTSDAETVAKSFAQCSVSLSVVCPKQLPKLKAIYNAGKRNQRIGDPPVDNVKNPQFLVLISENFMEARAALSRSGITSIPSNQSPVNVDMAPITSVAGPPPTSIPLGNGPIMNRQAITAGNNPPATVKVEPSTVTSILSGPGFSHIPSVARAASQGVPSLQTSSPSSTSQEMITNNDNVQDLKPIVSGVTQPLRPVGPAPANVNILNNLSQARQVMNSAALSGGSSIGLQSMGQTPISMHMSNMISSGMATSVPAAQNVLSSGQSGMPSISGSGPLTGNGQVAQNPGLGSFNSATSNASGNSNLGISQPMGNLQGGVSMGQLGPGMNQGNLSGVQMSQSGISTNQNMMSGLGPSVVSSGTGTMIPTPGMPQQVQSGMQSLGVNNNSATNMPLSQQTSSALQSAQSKYVKVWEGNLSGQRQGQPVFITRLEGYRSASASETLAANWPATMQIVRLISQDHMNNKQYVGKADFLVFRAMNQHGFLSQLQEKKLCAVIQLPSQTLLLSVSDKAYRLIGMLFPGDMVVFKPQISSQQQQQQHQQMQPQQHTQLQQQQLQQLQQQQLPQLQQQQQLTQMQQQQIPQLQQQQQLPQMQQQQQLPQMQQQQIPQLQQQQPLSQLQPQQQLPQMQQQQPISQLQTQQQLPQLQQLQQQLPQQQQMVGTGMGQAYVQGPGRSQLVSQGQVSSQGPPNMSGGGFMN; encoded by the exons ATGGTCGATAAGAAGCTGATCGTCGTGGTTGAAGGCACCGCCGCCATGGGCCCCTTCTGGCAATCCGTTGTTTCTGATTACCTTGAAAAGATCATCAG GTGTTTTTGTGGAAACGAGTTGAATGGGCAG AAGCCCCCTACTTCTCATGCCGAGCTTTCCGTGGTCACTTTTTATACCCATGGATCTTACTGTG GTTGCCTAGTACAACGGACAGGCTGGACAAGAGATGTTGATATTTTCTTACAGTGGCTTTCAGCTATACCCTTTGCTGGTGGTGGTTTCAGTGATGCTGCAATTGCAGAAGGGCTGGCTGAAGCTCTAATG ATGTTCCCTATTCCGCAAAATGGAAACCTAAATCAACAAAATGTGGATACTCAAAGGCATTGCATTCTTGTTGCTGCTAGTAACCCTTATCCCTTGCCCACACCAGTTTATAAGCCCCAGCTGCAAAATTTGGAGAAGAATGAAAATATAGAAGAACAAACAGAAAGCCGCACATCTGATGCCGAGACAGTTGCTAAATCATTTGCGCAA TGCTCTGTCTCTCTGTCAGTCGTTTGTCCAAAGCAACTTCCTAAATTGAAAGCAATATACAATGCG GGAAAGCGGAATCAACGAATAGGAGATCCACCAGTAGACAATGTCAAAAACCCTCAGTTTCTTGTTCTGATCTCAGAGAATTTTATGGAGGCCCGTGCTGCTTTAAGTCGCTCTGGAATTACAAGTATTCCTTCAAATCAGAGTCCTGTCAATGTGGACATGGCTCCTATTACTTCAGTCGCAGGACCGCCTCCTACTTCTATCCCATTAG GGAATGGACCTATCATGAACAGGCAAGCAATAACCGCTGGAAATAACCCCCCTGCTACTGTGAAAGTT GAGCCTAGCACTGTTACTTCCATACTATCTGGACCTGGCTTTTCTCATATTCCATCTGTTGCACGTGCTGCTTCTCAAGGAGTCCCAAGCTTGCAAACTTCTTCTCCATCTTCTACTTCTCAAGAAATGATCACAAACAATGACAATGTGCAAGATTTGAAACCTATAGTGAGTGGTGTGACACAACCCTTACGACCCGTTGGCCCTGCTCCGGCAAATGTGAACATTCTGAATAATCTCTCTCAAGCACGACAAGTAATGAACTCTGCAGCCCTAAGTGGCGGAAGCTCTATAGGACTTCAATCAATGGGTCAAACTCCTATATCCATGCATATGTCAAACATGATATCTAGTGGAATGGCAACTTCTGTGCCTGCTGCTCAAAATGTACTTTCATCTGGACAATCTGGTATGCCTTCGATAAGTGGTTCTGGGCCTCTGACCGGTAATGGACAGGTTGCACAAAATCCTGGTCTTGGTTCCTTCAATTCAGCAACTTCGAATGCGTCTGGAAATTCAAACCTTGGGATTTCTCAGCCAATGGGTAATCTTCAAGGAGGTGTTAGTATGGGTCAATTAGGACCTGGCATGAACCAAGGGAATCTTTCAGGAGTACAGATGTCACAAAGTGGAATTAGCACGAACCAAAACATGATGAGCGGCCTTGGGCCATCAGTTGTTTCTTCTGGAACTGGAACCATGATTCCTACTCCAGGGATGCCTCAACAAGTACAATCAGGGATGCAATCACTTGGCGTCAACAACAATTCAGCAACTAATATGCCATTGTCACAGCAAACGTCAAGTGCCTTGCAATCAGCACAATCCAAATATGTAAAAGTCTGGGAG GGAAACTTATCTGGGCAGAGACAAGGGCAGCCAGTTTTCATCACCAGACTGGAA GGTTACAGGAGTGCTTCAGCTTCTGAGAC GCTTGCAGCAAACTGGCCAGCCACAATGCAAATAGTTCGACTTATATCTCAGGACCACATGAATAATAA GCAATATGTTGGAAAGGCAGATTTTCTGGTTTTCCGTGCTATGAATCAGCATGGGTTTCTTAGCCAGCTGCAAGAAAAGAAGCTA TGTGCAGTCATTCAACTACCATCTCAGACATTGCTGCTATCCGTTTCTGACAAGGCCTACCGCTTGATTGGAATGCTTTTCCCTGGG GATATGGTTGTTTTCAAGCCACAAATATCTAGtcagcagcaacaacagcaacatCAGCAGATGCAACCGCAACAGCATACCCAGCTGCAACAACAGCAACTTCAACAACTGCAGCAACAGCAACTTCCACAACTGCAACAGCAGCAGCAACTTACACAAATGCAACAACAGCAGATTCCGCAACtgcaacagcagcagcagcttCCCCAAAtgcaacagcagcagcagcttCCCCAAATGCAACAGCAGCAGATTCCACAACTGCAACAGCAACAACCACTCTCGCAGCTGCAACCACAACAGCAACTTCCACAAATGCAACAACAGCAACCGATCTCACAGCTGCAAACGCAGCAGCAGCTTCCACAACTGCAGCAATTGCAGCAACAGCTTCCACAGCAGCAACAAATGGTTGGGACAGGAATGGGTCAAGCTTACGTTCAAGGTCCAGGCAGGTCGCAATTAGTTTCACAGGGACAAGTTTCATCACAAGGGCCACCTAACATGTCTGGTGGGGGTTTTATGAATTAA
- the LOC122298425 gene encoding mediator of RNA polymerase II transcription subunit 25-like isoform X2, with translation MVDKKLIVVVEGTAAMGPFWQSVVSDYLEKIIRCFCGNELNGQKPPTSHAELSVVTFYTHGSYCGCLVQRTGWTRDVDIFLQWLSAIPFAGGGFSDAAIAEGLAEALMMFPIPQNGNLNQQNVDTQRHCILVAASNPYPLPTPVYKPQLQNLEKNENIEEQTESRTSDAETVAKSFAQCSVSLSVVCPKQLPKLKAIYNAGKRNQRIGDPPVDNVKNPQFLVLISENFMEARAALSRSGITSIPSNQSPVNVDMAPITSVAGPPPTSIPLGNGPIMNRQAITAGNNPPATVKVEPSTVTSILSGPGFSHIPSVARAASQGVPSLQTSSPSSTSQEMITNNDNVQDLKPIVSGVTQPLRPVGPAPANVNILNNLSQARQVMNSAALSGGSSIGLQSMGQTPISMHMSNMISSGMATSVPAAQNVLSSGQSGMPSISGSGPLTGNGQVAQNPGLGSFNSATSNASGNSNLGISQPMGNLQGGVSMGQLGPGMNQGNLSGVQMSQSGISTNQNMMSGLGPSVVSSGTGTMIPTPGMPQQVQSGMQSLGVNNNSATNMPLSQQTSSALQSAQSKYVKVWEGNLSGQRQGQPVFITRLEGYRSASASETLAANWPATMQIVRLISQDHMNNKQYVGKADFLVFRAMNQHGFLSQLQEKKLCAVIQLPSQTLLLSVSDKAYRLIGMLFPGDMVVFKPQISSQQQQQQQMQQQQIPQLQQQQQLPQMQQQQQLPQMQQQQIPQLQQQQPLSQLQPQQQLPQMQQQQPISQLQTQQQLPQLQQLQQQLPQQQQMVGTGMGQAYVQGPGRSQLVSQGQVSSQGPPNMSGGGFMN, from the exons ATGGTCGATAAGAAGCTGATCGTCGTGGTTGAAGGCACCGCCGCCATGGGCCCCTTCTGGCAATCCGTTGTTTCTGATTACCTTGAAAAGATCATCAG GTGTTTTTGTGGAAACGAGTTGAATGGGCAG AAGCCCCCTACTTCTCATGCCGAGCTTTCCGTGGTCACTTTTTATACCCATGGATCTTACTGTG GTTGCCTAGTACAACGGACAGGCTGGACAAGAGATGTTGATATTTTCTTACAGTGGCTTTCAGCTATACCCTTTGCTGGTGGTGGTTTCAGTGATGCTGCAATTGCAGAAGGGCTGGCTGAAGCTCTAATG ATGTTCCCTATTCCGCAAAATGGAAACCTAAATCAACAAAATGTGGATACTCAAAGGCATTGCATTCTTGTTGCTGCTAGTAACCCTTATCCCTTGCCCACACCAGTTTATAAGCCCCAGCTGCAAAATTTGGAGAAGAATGAAAATATAGAAGAACAAACAGAAAGCCGCACATCTGATGCCGAGACAGTTGCTAAATCATTTGCGCAA TGCTCTGTCTCTCTGTCAGTCGTTTGTCCAAAGCAACTTCCTAAATTGAAAGCAATATACAATGCG GGAAAGCGGAATCAACGAATAGGAGATCCACCAGTAGACAATGTCAAAAACCCTCAGTTTCTTGTTCTGATCTCAGAGAATTTTATGGAGGCCCGTGCTGCTTTAAGTCGCTCTGGAATTACAAGTATTCCTTCAAATCAGAGTCCTGTCAATGTGGACATGGCTCCTATTACTTCAGTCGCAGGACCGCCTCCTACTTCTATCCCATTAG GGAATGGACCTATCATGAACAGGCAAGCAATAACCGCTGGAAATAACCCCCCTGCTACTGTGAAAGTT GAGCCTAGCACTGTTACTTCCATACTATCTGGACCTGGCTTTTCTCATATTCCATCTGTTGCACGTGCTGCTTCTCAAGGAGTCCCAAGCTTGCAAACTTCTTCTCCATCTTCTACTTCTCAAGAAATGATCACAAACAATGACAATGTGCAAGATTTGAAACCTATAGTGAGTGGTGTGACACAACCCTTACGACCCGTTGGCCCTGCTCCGGCAAATGTGAACATTCTGAATAATCTCTCTCAAGCACGACAAGTAATGAACTCTGCAGCCCTAAGTGGCGGAAGCTCTATAGGACTTCAATCAATGGGTCAAACTCCTATATCCATGCATATGTCAAACATGATATCTAGTGGAATGGCAACTTCTGTGCCTGCTGCTCAAAATGTACTTTCATCTGGACAATCTGGTATGCCTTCGATAAGTGGTTCTGGGCCTCTGACCGGTAATGGACAGGTTGCACAAAATCCTGGTCTTGGTTCCTTCAATTCAGCAACTTCGAATGCGTCTGGAAATTCAAACCTTGGGATTTCTCAGCCAATGGGTAATCTTCAAGGAGGTGTTAGTATGGGTCAATTAGGACCTGGCATGAACCAAGGGAATCTTTCAGGAGTACAGATGTCACAAAGTGGAATTAGCACGAACCAAAACATGATGAGCGGCCTTGGGCCATCAGTTGTTTCTTCTGGAACTGGAACCATGATTCCTACTCCAGGGATGCCTCAACAAGTACAATCAGGGATGCAATCACTTGGCGTCAACAACAATTCAGCAACTAATATGCCATTGTCACAGCAAACGTCAAGTGCCTTGCAATCAGCACAATCCAAATATGTAAAAGTCTGGGAG GGAAACTTATCTGGGCAGAGACAAGGGCAGCCAGTTTTCATCACCAGACTGGAA GGTTACAGGAGTGCTTCAGCTTCTGAGAC GCTTGCAGCAAACTGGCCAGCCACAATGCAAATAGTTCGACTTATATCTCAGGACCACATGAATAATAA GCAATATGTTGGAAAGGCAGATTTTCTGGTTTTCCGTGCTATGAATCAGCATGGGTTTCTTAGCCAGCTGCAAGAAAAGAAGCTA TGTGCAGTCATTCAACTACCATCTCAGACATTGCTGCTATCCGTTTCTGACAAGGCCTACCGCTTGATTGGAATGCTTTTCCCTGGG GATATGGTTGTTTTCAAGCCACAAATATCTAGtcagcagcaacaacagcaac AAATGCAACAACAGCAGATTCCGCAACtgcaacagcagcagcagcttCCCCAAAtgcaacagcagcagcagcttCCCCAAATGCAACAGCAGCAGATTCCACAACTGCAACAGCAACAACCACTCTCGCAGCTGCAACCACAACAGCAACTTCCACAAATGCAACAACAGCAACCGATCTCACAGCTGCAAACGCAGCAGCAGCTTCCACAACTGCAGCAATTGCAGCAACAGCTTCCACAGCAGCAACAAATGGTTGGGACAGGAATGGGTCAAGCTTACGTTCAAGGTCCAGGCAGGTCGCAATTAGTTTCACAGGGACAAGTTTCATCACAAGGGCCACCTAACATGTCTGGTGGGGGTTTTATGAATTAA